A genomic window from Candidatus Nanopelagicales bacterium includes:
- a CDS encoding type II toxin-antitoxin system RelE/ParE family toxin codes for MVRIAFEDQDLERLYRDADFFAARYGPDLVKAFRKKCQLLEAAQDQQELRNYASLRLEQLRGNR; via the coding sequence GTGGTGCGAATTGCCTTCGAGGATCAAGACCTTGAACGCCTGTATCGAGATGCGGACTTCTTCGCGGCAAGGTACGGCCCGGATCTGGTCAAGGCTTTCCGCAAGAAGTGCCAGCTCCTGGAAGCGGCTCAGGATCAGCAGGAGTTGCGCAACTACGCTTCCCTCCGCCTGGAGCAACTCCGAGGGAACCGG